The nucleotide window GACCGGCGTGCCGCTGGCCACCGTGCTGGCCGAGACCGGGATCCGCGGCGGCGCTTCCTGGCTGGTCGCCGAGGGCGCTGACGCCTTCGCCATGAATGTCAGCATCCCGCTGGCCGAGGCGCGCCGGGACGCGCTGCTCGCCCTGTATCAGAACGGCGAACGGCTGCGTCCGGAGAACGGCTACCCGTTGCGCCTGCTGCTGCCCGGCCGGGAAGGCGTGCTTAACGTCAAGTGGTTGCGGCGGCTGCAACTGAGCGACCGCCCCATCATGGCGCGCAACGAGACCTCGCGTTACACCGAGTTGCTGCCCTCGGGCAAGGCGCGGCAGTTCACCGGCATCATGGAGGTAAAGTCGCTGCTGCTCGCGCCCTCTGCCGGCATGAGCCTGCCGGGGCCGGGGCTCTATCAGCTCAGCGGGTTGGCGTGGAGCGGCCGGGGGCGCATTCGCCGGGTCGAGGTCTCTGTAGATGGCGGCCGGCAGTGGCAGGAGGCGGCGCTGGAGGGGCCGTCGCTGCCTTGCTGTTTTACCCGTTTTCGCCACCCTTGGCGTTGGCGCGGGGGGCCGGCCGTTCTGCAAAGCCGCGCCCTGGACGAAAGCGGCGCCTGGCAACCGGAGCGCGCGGCCTTGCTCGCCGAGCACGGCCGTCACGGTTATTTTCACTATCACGCGATCGTTTCCTGGC belongs to Gammaproteobacteria bacterium and includes:
- the soxC gene encoding sulfite dehydrogenase, which encodes MAAGPEDPPRAPRDRAPPDRAQGSLRMDRRGFLGAGLGASVLGVVAARRAAGGALPEQPAMREAGAPFSNYGRPSPSEKDIVRWIAANPGAPGNGVSWCPLHELEGIVTPNGLHFERHHNGVPRIAPEDHRLLVHGLVERPLVFRVADLLRYPLRSRLCFLECGGNSNAGWHRRPVQAPAGYVHGLVSCSEWTGVPLATVLAETGIRGGASWLVAEGADAFAMNVSIPLAEARRDALLALYQNGERLRPENGYPLRLLLPGREGVLNVKWLRRLQLSDRPIMARNETSRYTELLPSGKARQFTGIMEVKSLLLAPSAGMSLPGPGLYQLSGLAWSGRGRIRRVEVSVDGGRQWQEAALEGPSLPCCFTRFRHPWRWRGGPAVLQSRALDESGAWQPERAALLAEHGRHGYFHYHAIVSWQVEEDGTVRSVYGDAGGGGSAAPADIGEDWF